The following coding sequences are from one Humulus lupulus chromosome X, drHumLupu1.1, whole genome shotgun sequence window:
- the LOC133804064 gene encoding cytokinin riboside 5'-monophosphate phosphoribohydrolase LOG1-like has protein sequence MESKGELFQQCQLPMTSRFTRVCVFCGSSPGKNPNYQLAATELGKELVERNIDLVYGGGSIGLMGLVSQAVYEGGRHVLGVIPKTLMPREITGETVGEVRAVSGMHQRKAEMAKQADAFIALPGGYGTLEELLEVITWAQLGIHEKPVGLLNVDGYYNSLLSFIDKAVDEGFIAPAARHIIVSAQTAQDLMCKLEDYVPKHSGVAPKLSWEIEQQLGYTAKVDISR, from the exons ATGGAAAGTAAGGGAGAGCTTTTCCAGCAATGTCAACTTCCCATGACATCAAGATTCACACGAGTCTGTGTTTTTTGCGGGAGCAGTCCTGGCAAGAATCCAAACTATCAGCTTGCAGCTACTGAACTCGGCAAAGAACTG GTCGAAAGGAACATTGACTTGGTTTATGGTGGAGGGAGCATTGGTTTGATGGGTCTGGTTTCCCAAGCTGTCTATGAAGGTGGTCGCCACGTGTTGGG AGTAATTCCCAAAACTCTCATGCCAAGAGAG ATTACAGGAGAGACTGTGGGAGAAGTAAGAGCTGTATCAGGCATGCATCAACGCAAAGCTGAAATGGCTAAACAAGCCGATGCATTTATTGCTCTGCCAg GTGGGTATGGAACATTGGAAGAGCTTTTGGAAGTTATCACTTGGGCTCAGTTAGGAATCCATGAAAAACCA GTGGGATTGTTAAACGTAGATGGGTACTACAACTCATTGCTGTCGTTTATAGACAAAGCTGTAGACGAAGGTTTCATAGCCCCAGCTGCCCGTCACATTATTGTGTCTGCCCAAACTGCCCAAGATCTCATGTGCAAACTTGAG GATTATGTTCCTAAGCATTCTGGTGTGGCCCCTAAGCTAAGTTGGGAGATAGAGCAGCAATTGGGATACACTGCAAAGGTTGACATTTCTCGTTGA
- the LOC133803279 gene encoding endoglucanase 10: MGEKSGSKGWCGWLLVLVILALIVGAIVFAIKKKKSGNSDEAAPVPGPPGAISKDYADALKIAMQFFDVQKSGKLEDNKISWRGDSGLTDGSEAKVDLTKGMYDAGDHMKFGFPMAFTATVLSWTILEYGDQMDAVNQLEPAQDSLKWITDYLINAHISDNVLIVQVGNPETDHKCWERPEDMAEKRPLTQVNTSSPGSDVAGETAAALASASLVFKKSNPTYSSNLLKHAKQLFAFADKYRGLYSKSIPEVQTYYNSTGFGDELLWAASWLFHATGDHSYLDYVTGDNGQEFANFGSPTWFSWDNKLAGTQVLLSRISFFGAKGVSNTGGLLKYRQTAEAVICGLLPRSPTATESRTRSGLIWVSEWNALQHPVASAFLAAVYSDYMLTTRTAKISCDGRSFTPADIRKFVRSQADYVLGENPMKMSFLVGYGDKFSQFVHHRGASIPVDAKTGCTDGFQWLESTKPNPNVAVGALVGGPFLNETFIDSRNNSMQTEPSTYNSAVIVGLLSSLVTTSSAVQSFT; the protein is encoded by the exons ATGGGGGAAAAGTCTGGTTCGAAGGGATGGTGTGGTTGGTTACTCGTTTTGGTGATTCTTGCTCTGATTGTGGGTGCCATTGTATTCGCAATCAAGAAGAAGAAATCAGGTAACTCCGACGAGGCTGCTCCGGTTCCTGGACCTCCCGGTGCAATTTCTAAGGACTACGCTGACGCCCTCAAAATTGCTATGCAATTCTTCGACGTACAGAAAT CTGGAAAGTTGGAAGACAATAAGATATCATGGAGGGGCGATTCGGGTTTAACAGATGGAAGTGAAGCGAAAGTGGATCTGACGAAAGGAATGTACGACGCCGGAGATCACATGAAGTTTGGTTTTCCAATGGCGTTTACTGCCACTGTCTTGTCTTGGACGATTCTCGAGTATGGTGATCAAATGGATGCAGTGAATCAGTTGGAGCCAGCTCAAGACTCACTGAAGTGGATTACTGACTACCTTATTAATGCTCACATTTCAGACAATGTCCTCATTGTCCAG GTGGGTAATCCTGAAACAGACCATAAGTGTTGGGAAAGGCCTGAAGACATGGCCGAGAAGAGGCCTCTCACACAGGTTAATACCTCCTCTCCGGGATCAGATGTTGCAGGTGAAACTGCAGCAGCTTTGGCTTCAGCATCTCTTGTTTTCAAGAAGAGCAACCCAACATACTCGAGCAATCTTCTTAAGCATGCCAAGCAATTGTTTGCTTTTGCTGATAAGTACAGAGGCTTATACAGTAAAAGCATCCCAGAGGTCCAGACATATTACAATTCAACAGGATTTGGGGACGAGCTCTTGTGGGCAGCAAGCTGGCTCTTTCATGCAACCGGGGACCATTCATACCTTGATTATGTGACTGGGGACAATGGGCAAGAATTTGCTAATTTTGGTAGTCCGACCTGGTTTAGTTGGGATAACAAGCTTGCAGGAACCCAG GTTTTGTTATCTAGGATAAGCTTCTTTGGTGCCAAAGGTGTCTCAAACACTGGTGGCCTTCTGAAGTACAGACAGACTGCTGAGGCTGTTATATGTGGGCTCTTACCACGTTCTCCAACTGCCACTGAAAGCAGAACAAGGA GTGGTCTTATATGGGTCAGTGAATGGAACGCTCTACAGCACCCTGTTGCTTCAGCATTCTTGGCTGCTGTTTATAGCGATTATATGCTTACAACTCGAACAGCAAAAATATCCTGTGATGGACGATCTTTCACACCAGCAGATATTCGCAAATTCGTTAGATCACAG GCTGATTATGTCTTGGGCGAAAATCCTATGAAAATGAGCTTTCTTGTTGGATATGGCGACAAGTTCTCGCAATTTGTACACCACAGAGGGGCTTCTATTCCTGTTGACGCAAAGACCGGATGCACTGATGGTTTCCAGTGGCTTGAATCAACTAAGCCCAACCCCAATGTAGCTGTTGGAGCACTTGTTGGTGGACCCTTTCTCAATGAAACATTTATTGATTCCCGGAACAACTCCATGCAGACTGAGCCAAGCACATACAATAGTGCTGTAATTGTTGGTCTTCTATCAAGCTTGGTCACCACCTCCTCAGCAGTTCAGTCCTTCACCTGA